The genome window tCTCCCATgaacaagaagaacaagaaataATCCAAAGAAGAATCAAAACATGCCACAAGACAAGATATCCAGAGTTTGAGAAAATTGGAGTTGAGTTGCCACTCCATGCTTCACAAAGAAATCTTTCAGTTTGCGCTGATCACAGACTTCAAGTGTCACTACGTTGTCCAAAAAGTGCAGTAACTGTGGTTATGAAAGGACATCAGTCCCAAAAGGAGTCATCAGCTGTTCGGTACAGAGCAGGAATCATTTATGTGGTGAGAAAGCTGTCTTCATAAGCTGGTGGAGgctctgaaaaagaaaaattattgtgttaccaaaaccaaacaaaaataactatGTACCATAAACACAGTTTAATACATTCACACCTAATTGTAAAACCAACCAGAAATACCACAGGATTTTCAGAGAAATATCTTTGGTTGTAAAGTAAATTGTGTGAAGGTTAgaaattttaaacaatatttgtactatattttatattctaATTGTGCTCATGGAAATCAACAAAAGgtattgtgcaaaaaaaaaaagttttattattgTGTAAACTACATGACGTCTTTCTCACATTTGGTTCTGGGAACAAAGTGATTTGTTTAtctatatttcaaatattaaaatgtaatagcAAAGTAACACACAATAGCTTGAATATTTAAACGATTCCAGAATCTGGTCGTGGAAAACGGACGTGTCGATGATCACTTATACGGTGTAATTGAGATTGTGTTGCTGTTATCACGGACACTTTGGATTATCATCGCAATCCCAACCAATGTGGCAGCATTTTTGGACGACGTTTGCATTCCTAAAAAGAAGGCAGTACAACAAacctccatccattttctgtacggCTTATCTTACACATGGCTGAGGGGAGACAGTTTAGaggtgccaatcagcctacaatgcatgtctttggactggggaggaaaccagagtacctgttggaaacccctgaagtacggggagaacatgcaaactttgcGCAGACAACCCcggaggtacgaggcaaacatgctaggCGCTAAGCCACCGTTATTTTGGACAAAATTAAACGTACTCATCTTTCTCAAAGAAGGTATGGAAGGTACTATAGTTCAATTCACAGTACTATAGTAAACATCGTAACTATGGAATCAGGGTTTTGTTTTAGAAATCTTGCAATCTTATGATAAACGTTTGGCCGTTTATCAAGGTATTAACATTTCATCATCAGGATGTGCCTAATCCAAAAACTTACATGATTCTATGCTTATTCTATACATTCACAGACTatcaaaagcaaacaaaccaatTTGGATTAATAAGGAATGTCAGAAGTTTTGTTAAAGCTAAACAGTCTAAGATTCTTAACCAAgttgaaatgttttcatgttctccttgtTTTTGAGTCTGTATTGCACTATTTTACGGTTTAtccacaaaaacacagaaaaaagacAAGCATccaaaatgaagagaaaaatgTTAAAGTCGTTATTTGATTAGATTTTACTTAATGAATTTCTGTCAAACCTATACATCATCCTATAAATGAATTATCACTGTTTTCTTCATTCTGTTCTAGGGGGATGCAAACGTTTGCACATACAGAAGCTTGTGGGTCTCACCGTGCGGGAGTGCTGAGCTTCTGTAATCTGGTGGCAGGATGAAGGGGCAGGAGGTGGGCATGGCTGGGCTGTTTCCTTCAGTAAAGAAAGGGATGGTGGCCCCGGTGGAGAGGGAGAAGTGAGGCACTGAGGGGTTACTGTTACTCTGCGGGAACACGAGACCCGGGGCGTAGCTAAATCTGGGAGACATGGGGCCCTGATGCTGAGAGTGGACCTTAGTAGGAATCTCTTCGCTCTGCCGATCCCCAGCTCCTCTCATGTCTGGCTCTGCTGGGGGTGCGCTCGGAGTGACGCACATGCTGCGGGGCCGGGGCCGGGGCGCAGGGCGAGGAGGCAGACTGGGGGAGCTGGATGGAGAAGGAGAGGCAACAGAGGCATTCACTGAATTTGGAGACGCCGGGTTAGTCCGTGGTGCTGGAGTGGGAGCGGTCTTGGAGGCTTTCTTGGCTTTAGGAGGAGGACGGAGGCTCGGGTCAACCGCAACGTTCCCGAAATGAACTGGCAGCGTCAGTGACATTTCCGGGTATTTCAAAGACACCTGGCACAtgagagagtttttttttttcatttctatttttttaaaatgctacaaAGAATAAGTGTTGGTCAAAACGTTAATGAACACTCTTGTGGAGTGATGATATACACTCACCTGGATGAAATAGTTGATCTCGATAAGGTTACATCCAGCCAGAGACGACTGTGGAAGAGGAGGAACGATAATTTGCTCTTTCCACTCGGCCTGTTTGCCTGCCTTCACTCCAGCTCCTTCCACCTCCGCTATTGTTCTCACTTCGTGTGTCGGTTTCTTTGTGTGATACGTCACTCTCTGACAGGGCACGAGCAGAGGAACATGATACGGCTTTCAAGAAAAGCACAGCGAGAATTTTTACTAGTTCAACAGTAAATCATTACCTGAATTAAACAGGCAACTACATGGCCCGTGTTCTTCCCCGATTGGTTGTCGATCTCTGTGGACACTTTAATGACCTGACCTGCAATGTATCCACGCTGGTCCGTTTTAGCCACCAGGACGACCGTCCCATTCTTCACCAGCATATAGGTGAAATTCTTAGTGATATTTGAAGTGTTTGGCTCCtgtgaaatgaataataatactaataataatctttatttacattacatttatcttatttatacaactgagcagttgagggttaagggccttgctcaagggccttaCCTCACAACCTCAAAAGATCAATGTCTTAAtgtctaattattattattaaaaactttttgtgtgcttttgtgCGCATCTGCCATACTGGATCTGAGTGGATGAACAGTTTAGAACATACTGGGGACAAACAGGTGCTAatccattcagtgctttaaaaacTAGTATCAGTACTTAAAATCCATCTTAAAAGTGACTGGGAGCCaatgtaatatactgtaatatcaAGAGAATTGGTGTAACATGGTCTCACATGTCAGAACCTGTTACATCCTTGATCATTACTTTCTTTCGCAACCCAATAAACAGCGAGTTACAAAAATCAATGAGAAAATAAGAAGCACACAAGTGCACCTCATCGTGCATACTAACGTGTACAGGACACTGGTTATTAATGTGCACAaagctcacacactcacatagaTGTCGGGCATTTCATTAAGATTAATGTTGTTCAGCATGTAGAAGGGCTTCTCCGTCTTGTAGTCTTTTGAGAAGCGAGGCGTGTCGATAAACGCTCGAATTTTGTACATAATCTTTCCATACGGCCCTTCGTATGATGTTGGCGCTGtggctggaaaagaaaaaggagagacattcaaatgaatacaaaaaaacagGACACTGATGGTTCAaaatgtctataaaaaaaaaaaaaaaaaaatcattatgtgcaagttattttttattcttaatcTATGCCAGGAAGACATTTAGTCATATACAGAAGTGCCTCTCATGCACGACTTTGACCTTGAATGCAAGTTTGCGATATCCGCTCGAGCGAGAACCACTGTAACACCCATCCACAGTACTTCCCCCTGAATCACATTTTGGACTGTAAATATATTCAAAAATATTGTGGAATGGCATTTGAGggcaataataaatatatacactataaataataaataaatatatacatttattaaatatacattatggcattatgaaataataaatcttaTACCtaagcgctgtggtataattctCATATCTGAAGGTATggatacattttttaataacggcagtaactgtaataacagacagtagttccagccATAACTCAAATCACAGGATTATATTCATGTGCTTGCTCtaatgcagtggttctcaaccagggggaGAGATTGGAAGGGGGGCGCAAAtggttttcaagaaaaacaaacaaacataaaaaccacagacagggcatcatttgggttcatggtgtgttttattgcttttcaaatagaatgtgcataaatgatgGTACCACATGatagggggtggggggggctttagttacataAGGTTGAGAACTTCTGTtctaattttttacatttttacagtaGCAGCTCATTCACAAATCCCAccgaacattttttaaatgttagtgTCAGCACTTAATAGTCTGCAAGTTTTCTGCCacgaaagtcttcaggacagacgactTTGCACTTTTcggtttcttagtacgtttacatttatggcatttggtagatgcctttatccagagagacttatatttaaatcatttatacaactgagcagttgagggttaagggccttgttcaagggcccagcaatggcagcttggcggtaCTGGGATTTGAAGTCGCAACCTTCCGATCATAAGTCCAACGTAACACCTAATTCACCTTCTTAATAGCTGCTGtaatgcaagtgataacaggagctaacttgtttcagacattccacaacattaaatgtaattaaaaatggtGAAAAGCATGACATGTCACtcattaataaaatgtaatgccCCCCCCCAAgcccggggagaacatgcagactccatgcacacagggcgaagacaggaatcaaacccccaaccccggaggtgcgaggcaaacgtgctaaccactaagtcaccgtgacACACccctctgcccccccccccccgcccccccccgcCTTAAGTCACACTttctgtaatttatctctagATTTTGACCTTTTCAGGTGCTGTTGCGCTGATAAATAGTTTTTTACTGAcatagaagtgagtcaaaataacttccacttctgtCTTTCCTGTGTTTCCAGCCCTCTGTGTGCTTGACCTTTTATTTGTGGACATCACTAAATGCAAACGAGCTGTGTTGGGAACATGCTATGCACTTTACAGATCAACATACGCACACGAATATGACTCGAAATCAGCGTTTCTGAAACATCTGTAAATCTGCTATAATTCGGTTTGGCTTTAACGAACATTTATACACAACCTTACTAAAAGATAAACGAGGCCCGATGTCTGTATGTTACAATTTCATAACCTCAGTTTTGCATCTGGATCGACAGATAGCTTTAGTAAACCTAGAGGAAAATTCACACTTACTTACCCTTCCAACTTACTACAAAATGCTATGAGTTTAATCTTCTAGATGTTACAACTCTCATGCCCAGGCCTTAACTTTATACCTGCCTCCTATCTACTTGATATCTCCTGAACAACTTTAGGATGCTGACAGTTATCATCTTTGGCCTACATTCTTCCTAATATTCCAGTCTTAGTCCAAGTACACCCACTTTTAACAATGTGACATATTCAAATTCTATTTTTGTAGTTAGATTGCaaaatatattgaaaaaaaatatatcatttgttCAATTAAAGACCTTGTGAAATGCCCGTTTTTGCCCTTTAACTGAGTCACCTTGTTCCTTTACACATTTCCTTGACTTTGAACTGGCATGAAAAGGAAGTCGGTTGAGGTAACACACAGCTGTCTCTGCTAGGTTGGTTGTGTATGTGCCACTACAATCTACAcactacataaaaatatttataaaggaCCATGAACTGTCATGAACAAACATTTGAAGGATATCATTTGCCTGGTTTCTGGCTCGACAGGTTGGGCAAGATCATGGATAGCTCCACTCTATGACCACAATTAAACCtggtaatatttatttatggacaAGTTCTGTTTAACTCCTTTAACTCAGAGGACACAGAAGTGTGTCTAGACTTTAAACAAGACAGTAACATGGCTTGACAAATTAACCATGATCCCACCTTTCATTGCTATTTTTCCATTCTCACGTGACCCTTGTTTGCATGCAAGTGCCTGTGTTACGTCTGATCTCCCTTCTTGCCGAGCCGGGACACAAGTGAGCAACTGAAACGTCAATATTTATCATGTTTCTTGCTAGAATCATTTTGTACCTGGATGATTTGGAATTGCCTGACTGCGAAGGGTTGTATCTTTTCAAAAGCATATTTCTCAAGTGAAAGATTGGGCACTTTTACAGTTAGTTTCGCTGTAGAAACGAAATAATATGCTACAAGACCAGTAGCTGAATAGTGAGACGGAGCTTTAATGGGTTAAAGGCAAAAGCAAAGATCATTAGAACCATTCCTCGTTGATGTTCAGTGAGTTGCTGTTGCTATGGCAAACATACAGAGCTGCCAGCTCAATTGTGTAAGAATGTAgagaaacaggtgtgtgtgtttgtgctgtacagtCTTACCTGGTATGAGAAACTTGAAGGGGAAAATGTGTTCACCCTGTTTCAAAGTGCCTgggaaatgaaacacacacacatcagatgCCACAACTGAGTGCGATATGAGATTGCTATAACTGGCAGAAGTTATTGACAGAGCATATGATTAGGAACAGTGTGTTCCAGTGAAAGCATTTCAACAGACACTCTGACTCAAGTAAATGTTGCGGGCAGGCTGTTTGATTTGAAGCGTGATGATAAAACGAGACCCATCTCCTTATTCTGTATTTTCCAAAAGGCATTCTTGAAAGATGAACTGTATCCTGGGATGTACAGGATAAACAGTTTTGTACTTTACAGACAGGGCTGATGTGTGCTCTCCTTTTTCTCAGCTATAGTGCACAAGTTGCCATATttgattttaaattatttagcttGAAAGGAATTGATAAAACGGTGCAGCAGGAGGCCGGCAGCTGTATGCCAGGCATCGCGATCGATCCTCTACACAACATTTCCAAGGAGCGGAAATGAATTTagaggaaagtgagagagagagagtgaatattTTATGAATACTTTAATCGACGAGTACCTTTATcagccacagagagagagctgttgAAGTACTGCTCCTCCTCGAGCCAGTCCGTGTCGTTCACTTTGTTGGTCACGCCGCATGACCCGTGGCAGTTTACCTTGATTGCTGTTCAACATAAGAAAACCAGTCAATCGATATAAAATGACTGAATGATTCTATACGGTACAACGCAACCGTGTAGGAGCGTTTCACAATGAGATGGAATGGATTTCATTTTTATCAAACGCCACACAGAGTTCCACACCTTTGATTAGTTTATGCCATAAAACACTGGAACTTGTATAGTACCGTGATGGCTGGAGGGATAAACAAGGAAAGCGCATCGTGGTGGCGCAGAGGGATGATCACATGACCATAGTGTTAAGGGAGTTAGGAGGAATGAATCACAGCAAACAATCTACCAATGATGTAATCTAAAACCGCACCAAATACAATGACTTCATCTGCTTGTACTACAGTCCCTTGGGCAcccctccctctccatctctctctgtgcagCACACTACGCTTTGCTCACACCTTCAAAAAAACATGACAATTAGAGAAGAATCATGCATCGTCACTTACATTTCTCTGGTATCTTGCACTAAAGTGCATAGCCTTTTTCCTCACTTTTGAACACATCACTGTGATAGCTGTGggttggattaaaaaaaaacaaaaaaaacacaacaataaccaaaaaaattaaataaaagacatTTCGAGACGCAGGGTGGCACAGGTGGTAGCACTGCCaccttacagctccagggttctcAATCATGGTTATCCGAGCTAATCTCACAGATACCCGAGCTGATCTCGCAGATACCCCGAGCTGATCTCGCAGATACCCCGAGCTGATCTCGCAGATACCCCGAGCTGATCTCGCAGATACCCCGAGCTGATCTCGCAGATACCCGAGCTGATCTCGCAGATACCCCGAGCTGATCTCGCAGATACCCCGAGCTGATCTCACAGATACCCCGAGCTGATCTCACAGGTACCCGAGCTGATCTCGCAGATACCCCGAGCTAATCTCGCAGATACCCGAGCTGATCTCGCAGATACCCCGAGCTGATCTCGCAGCTACCCCGAGCTGATCTCGCAGCTACCCCGAGCTGATCTCGCAGCTACCCCGAGCTGATCTCGCAGCTACCCCGAGCTGATCTCGCAGATACCCCGAGCTAATATGGTAGATACCCCGAGATAATATCGCAGATACCCGAGCTGATCTTGCAGATACCCCGAGCTAATCACAAATCCAAACTTGATCAGCTACAAGCTCCATAATTTCATCCTTGTTGTTCAAACACAACCACAGACTtcaagacaaaaatgttttccattTAACAGCATATAAATCtgtgggactgtttttttttaatccctctCCCACAGACTCCCACAGAGTTTGCCCTGTCTCACCCActcctgcattttttttattgcagtccgttatatttcccaaaatataaacaaatcagtCACCTAAACCACTGATCTGTAAACCATGCTGCTAAAGTTGAATGTATACGTGTGCTACATGTTACCCAGCGCCACATGAACTCCCAGTACACTCTCATATTAATGTACATTGTTCATAAACACCTCTATTCCAGTGTACACAGGTACCAGGCTGTAACACTGACCTCGTAAGGATTCTCGTCTGTTCTGTCCGAGTAGGAATGTCAACAAACCAGTCCTGCTCCAGCTTAGCAAAGCCCCGAGCTGGATTCACTTCAACTTTCCACAACACCACAGATAACACAGAGGCTAACTGTCACATGACTATCAGGAGCCGGAAGGGTGGCCCGAACACATTCCCCTCATAATGTACCTCTATAAAGCATACGGACACCACACTGATCCTTTATTTCCATACAACAATAGAGACACCATTTATTCCACCGCACTTTAGCCAAATACAGGTTAAGAGACAGGTGCGACAACGGCAGCATTGCGTGTCGCTCAGGAGTCGCTCGCTCGTTTCCTCAGACCAGCTTTATCCTGCACAAagcattacaaataaaatgggaAGATGATTTCAccatacatgtgtatagtgtatttttgtgcGCAAGTcaaattttcattttcattgtcACTGTAGAATTCTATACATATTTCATGGTGTGtactagggctgggtgatataaCGATATAATACTGATATTGTAGAAATTACGccacgatacacttttctgacaTATCACGAATATCGTGATATggttattacatttttaatcaaaata of Ictalurus punctatus breed USDA103 chromosome 22, Coco_2.0, whole genome shotgun sequence contains these proteins:
- the arrdc1a gene encoding arrestin domain-containing protein 1a, with the protein product MGKLQEFQITLKDNKVVYSPGESISGTVKISTAQPIQCKAIKVNCHGSCGVTNKVNDTDWLEEEQYFNSSLSVADKGTLKQGEHIFPFKFLIPATAPTSYEGPYGKIMYKIRAFIDTPRFSKDYKTEKPFYMLNNINLNEMPDIYEPNTSNITKNFTYMLVKNGTVVLVAKTDQRGYIAGQVIKVSTEIDNQSGKNTGHVVACLIQRVTYHTKKPTHEVRTIAEVEGAGVKAGKQAEWKEQIIVPPLPQSSLAGCNLIEINYFIQVSLKYPEMSLTLPVHFGNVAVDPSLRPPPKAKKASKTAPTPAPRTNPASPNSVNASVASPSPSSSPSLPPRPAPRPRPRSMCVTPSAPPAEPDMRGAGDRQSEEIPTKVHSQHQGPMSPRFSYAPGLVFPQSNSNPSVPHFSLSTGATIPFFTEGNSPAMPTSCPFILPPDYRSSALPHEPPPAYEDSFLTT